AAAGTCTCAGACCTAATTCTTCAAATCCCCACTAGATGGAATGAAGAAAAGATACACCAGTTGTTCCAAGACAATTCTGCTGCCCAGATCCTAAACACTTATTTACCAGATGCCGAGGACAACATTGAAGACCAATTGCTATGGAAACCACACCCAAATGGTACGTTTTCGTGCAAGTCTTTTATAAAAACACTCAAAATGAATCAACGCAGCTCATCTAGCGTTTACAATGATACTTTCCCCTGGAAAAACATGTGGAATATAAAAGATATAACTCCAAATATTCTTGTGTTCatttggagaataattcatgaggGTTTAGCTATATTCCAGAACCTTGGGAAACACATCAAGGGTATAAATCAAGATTGTAGACTTTGCAGTACTGCCATTGAAGACCTGGAGCACATTTTCTTCCATTGCCCGGTGACTACAACGACTTTTTTTGGTTCTCCTCTTGGATGCAGAACGGAAAGGTATAGTGGTATGAGCTGTAAACAAATAATTGCTGGCTGGCTTGCTGAAAAGGGGAACTATGAGGCTTTCAAAATGGGAAGTTGTGTTATGTGGGCGATGTGGAAGAATAGAAATGACAAAGTTTTCAACGGTAAGAATAATTCTATCCAGAGCATAATCAGGGAAGCCATATATTGGTTTCACTATTCTAGCTCAATGTTGCCAGAGGATGAACTTCAGGCTCATATTACCACCCTTAGGAAAGCCGCAGGAAAGTGGAAACCACCTGAAGACAACTGGATTAAATTAAATGTGGATGTTGCTTTTGATAATTACAAGGCAGGATGGGCTGTTGTGGCTAGAGACTCTGCAACAAGTTTTAAAGGTTGTGGTACTAACTCCCATGAAGTTCTGAGTCCTATTGAAGCTGAAACTAGAGTTGTTCTTCTGGCAACTGATTTTACAGTGATTTCAAGACTGCAAAGAGTAATAATTGAGAGTGATGCTGAGGAAGTGATTAAGATTCTGAATGAAGAAAAGGGTTATATTCCCTGGATATTACGAGAGCTAATCTACCAGATCAGAGCCAAGGCTAGGAAAGTGACTGAAGTCAAGTTCGTTTTCAACAAAAGAGATTGGAATGTAGTTTCCCATACTCTAGCAAAGTATGCTTTAAGCCACCATTCTAATATGTGGTGGTTCTCCTAAAAACCCCCATCTTGTATTTCGACTTGCATCCAAGTCGATTTAGCTAGTTAGTTTCTTTTATGTCTTTcttgtaacaaaaaaaaaaatactattgaCTGGCGGAGGGgtacaaactttttttttctttttttggaggGATACAAACTCGTTTTCATTCCATCGTTACCATTACAGTGTGGGCAATATTATTTAGCTACTGGGCTAGGGCAAAAAATTAGCCCAATATGTacgcaagaaaaaaaaaaacaaatctagaCAGGAGCGGGCTAGAGCCAGTTGGCGCCTTCTTAGGCCCGTTCATCACCTGCATCAATCGAATATGCAGATATCTGTAGCGACAGTAGTAGTACAACATTACACAAATAAGTATCAAGAATCAAATCGTCGCATCATTCACAGAATCACAAGCCAAATCTCCATGAAAGTATTACTATCTCCAAAGTCCAATGCTTAGAAAAACCTGCATGTATACCATAGTACTTTCTAAATTGAAGAACCCATATATATTGGTTGGGTTCCTCTTAAAAACATATTTCTGGTTCTCTTGAGCTGaaatttgttgttgtttataAAGATCCATGGTCCTTCTCAAATGGAAACTCACAGTTTTTGCTTTAGTCTAAACTGCACATTTACTCGCAACAATTCAATCAAAACAGAAGTAAGAAAGCTAAAAGATACTGAGTTTGCAAGATAATTTTGTTCATTCCTAAATTAAATCAAAGACTAGTTACTAATAACAATGGAGCAAAACAAAGATCAACAAAAGAGACCCTGCAACTAAATACAGGGacaaaaatcaaaccataaatcaTGAACCCTGCTAACTCTGATCTCTTAGACTCCATTGCAAAATGTTATAACCCTAGAAACCCTAACAACACC
The nucleotide sequence above comes from Papaver somniferum cultivar HN1 chromosome 8, ASM357369v1, whole genome shotgun sequence. Encoded proteins:
- the LOC113306140 gene encoding uncharacterized protein LOC113306140 yields the protein MVTVFILLINDPWLINHPNSMPELREHTSKNIIKVSDLILQIPTRWNEEKIHQLFQDNSAAQILNTYLPDAEDNIEDQLLWKPHPNGTFSCKSFIKTLKMNQRSSSSVYNDTFPWKNMWNIKDITPNILVFIWRIIHEGLAIFQNLGKHIKGINQDCRLCSTAIEDLEHIFFHCPVTTTTFFGSPLGCRTERYSGMSCKQIIAGWLAEKGNYEAFKMGSCVMWAMWKNRNDKVFNGKNNSIQSIIREAIYWFHYSSSMLPEDELQAHITTLRKAAGKWKPPEDNWIKLNVDVAFDNYKAGWAVVARDSATSFKGCGTNSHEVLSPIEAETRVVLLATDFTVISRLQRVIIESDAEEVIKILNEEKGYIPWILRELIYQIRAKARKVTEVKFVFNKRDWNVVSHTLAKYALSHHSNMWWFS